From bacterium, the proteins below share one genomic window:
- the secE gene encoding preprotein translocase subunit SecE — MARTTEAKPGSRPIQRQVRAVAPRRWPAFIERIIGYLREVWVELNRVDWPSRRELTSMTIVVVVVLTVMAIYLGIFDYIYTVLVKSVLLPPSPR; from the coding sequence ATGGCCCGCACGACAGAGGCGAAGCCGGGATCACGCCCGATCCAGCGGCAGGTTCGTGCCGTGGCACCGCGACGGTGGCCGGCGTTCATCGAGCGCATCATCGGGTACCTGAGGGAAGTGTGGGTGGAGTTGAACCGCGTGGACTGGCCGTCCCGCCGGGAGCTGACCAGCATGACCATCGTGGTCGTCGTGGTCCTGACGGTGATGGCCATCTACCTGGGCATCTTCGACTATATCTACACGGTCCTGGTCAAGAGCGTGCTGCTCCCTCCGTCGCCGCGGTAG
- a CDS encoding heavy metal translocating P-type ATPase, producing MISTISTARISAHAKAPTPLLSSLPWRRGMLPAGLLALILVALIPGLDAAVGFDVAVLPMLLGGAAIAYPTLSMMIERRRVTAGTLVVIAVAGSAYLGEYMAAAVVSFMMLAGEFLEEVTLQRTRNAVRELVRLAPEVAWAERGGTWVQVPLREVAPGDRVLVRPGDRVPVDGTIISGEVSLSEATITGEAMPVDKTSGAHVFAGTTSQSGAVVVRADRVGRETTLGRIIQVVRAAQEQKGAVQKIADRFATFFTPAILATGALVWLLTHDLMRVMAVFVIACPCALVLATPTAVVASVGNAARRGVLIKGGVALEVAGRVTTVAFDKTGTLTSGHPVVVAVEPLSGRAASEILEMAGVAELRSEHPLGRAIVAHARASGIALADPERFTATFGRGVEAVWAGARIEVGNHRLLGPDDPASAVLVAQEQQGRTALVVRVDGVPWGVVSLADALRPRVGETLDRLRGMGIHRLVMLTGDHEVTAQVIARQAGISEVRAGLLPEQKLAVVRGLQAAGEVVAMVGDGVNDAPALALADVGIAMGAAGTDVALESADIALMGDDLILLPEVLALSRRALGIIHQNIWGFAVAVNIVGIVLAGSGFLSPIGAAVVHNVASLFVVVNSGRLLAHRTRAVARRLAASAAAAGALALVAAGLGTASASAAAGPPDLARVRILAIAPLADEASLSRALAEQASAHLSDLAGRGPFQVVPASRVLQEMRLLGWAPADLISPTRTATLGARVGADAVLTGRIIEVLQEVERERPGPRVAMFYSRVVVDVRILEVVSRLILWQDEVACEQAAPAMAAMDCVVRMIASRLGARI from the coding sequence ATGATCTCGACGATCTCGACGGCGCGCATCTCTGCCCATGCCAAGGCGCCTACGCCGCTCTTGAGCAGCCTGCCGTGGCGCCGGGGCATGCTGCCGGCAGGGCTGTTGGCGCTGATCCTTGTTGCCCTGATCCCGGGCCTGGATGCGGCGGTAGGGTTCGATGTCGCCGTCCTGCCGATGCTGCTGGGTGGGGCGGCGATCGCGTACCCCACGCTTTCCATGATGATCGAGCGCCGCCGGGTGACCGCGGGCACGCTCGTGGTCATAGCCGTTGCCGGCTCCGCGTACCTGGGCGAGTACATGGCCGCCGCCGTGGTTTCGTTCATGATGCTCGCCGGAGAGTTCCTTGAGGAAGTGACGCTGCAGCGCACGCGGAACGCGGTGCGCGAACTTGTGCGCCTGGCCCCGGAGGTGGCATGGGCCGAGCGCGGGGGTACCTGGGTGCAGGTGCCGCTCCGAGAGGTGGCGCCCGGAGATCGCGTCCTCGTGCGGCCCGGCGACAGAGTACCCGTGGACGGCACCATTATCTCGGGAGAGGTGTCCCTTTCGGAAGCGACCATCACCGGCGAGGCCATGCCGGTGGACAAGACCTCCGGCGCCCACGTGTTTGCGGGCACCACCAGTCAGAGCGGCGCGGTCGTGGTGCGGGCCGACCGCGTGGGCCGGGAGACGACGCTGGGACGGATCATCCAGGTGGTGCGGGCCGCCCAGGAGCAGAAAGGGGCGGTCCAGAAGATCGCGGACCGCTTCGCGACCTTCTTCACGCCTGCGATACTGGCAACGGGCGCTCTTGTCTGGTTGCTCACGCACGACCTCATGAGGGTGATGGCCGTCTTCGTCATCGCGTGCCCTTGCGCGCTGGTCCTTGCCACCCCCACCGCCGTGGTGGCCAGCGTCGGCAACGCGGCCCGCCGCGGCGTGCTGATAAAGGGCGGGGTGGCGCTGGAGGTGGCGGGCCGCGTCACCACCGTGGCGTTCGACAAGACCGGGACGCTGACGTCTGGGCATCCGGTCGTCGTCGCGGTGGAGCCTCTCTCCGGCAGGGCGGCCTCGGAGATTCTGGAGATGGCCGGGGTCGCGGAGTTGCGCTCCGAGCACCCGCTGGGGCGGGCGATCGTTGCCCACGCGCGGGCGTCCGGGATTGCCCTGGCCGATCCCGAACGATTCACGGCGACCTTCGGCCGGGGCGTCGAGGCCGTTTGGGCCGGGGCACGCATCGAGGTGGGCAACCATCGGCTGCTGGGACCGGACGATCCCGCATCCGCCGTGCTCGTGGCGCAGGAGCAGCAGGGCCGCACGGCGCTGGTCGTGCGCGTGGACGGCGTCCCGTGGGGCGTGGTGTCCCTGGCGGACGCGCTGCGGCCGCGCGTGGGCGAGACACTCGATCGCCTGCGGGGGATGGGAATCCACCGGCTCGTTATGCTCACCGGGGACCACGAGGTGACCGCCCAAGTCATCGCCCGCCAGGCCGGCATAAGCGAGGTGCGGGCCGGCCTGCTCCCGGAGCAGAAGCTCGCGGTGGTGCGGGGGCTGCAGGCGGCCGGGGAGGTGGTGGCGATGGTCGGCGACGGCGTGAACGACGCCCCGGCGCTGGCCCTGGCCGATGTCGGCATCGCGATGGGGGCCGCGGGGACCGATGTGGCCCTGGAATCGGCCGACATCGCGCTGATGGGCGACGATCTGATCCTGCTGCCCGAGGTCCTGGCGCTTTCCCGTCGGGCGCTCGGTATCATCCACCAGAACATCTGGGGCTTTGCGGTTGCGGTGAACATCGTCGGGATCGTGCTGGCCGGCAGCGGTTTCCTCTCTCCCATCGGCGCTGCGGTCGTGCACAACGTGGCCTCGCTGTTCGTGGTCGTGAACTCCGGCAGGCTGCTTGCGCACCGGACCCGCGCCGTTGCCCGCCGCCTGGCAGCGTCTGCCGCCGCCGCCGGGGCCCTGGCCCTGGTCGCGGCAGGGCTGGGCACTGCCTCTGCCTCTGCCGCCGCAGGGCCTCCGGATCTGGCCCGCGTCAGGATCCTGGCGATCGCGCCGCTGGCTGACGAGGCTTCCCTCTCGCGGGCCTTGGCCGAGCAGGCCTCGGCCCACCTGAGCGACCTGGCCGGGCGCGGTCCATTCCAGGTTGTCCCGGCATCGCGGGTCCTGCAGGAGATGCGGCTCCTCGGATGGGCACCGGCCGACCTGATCAGCCCCACGCGGACCGCAACGCTCGGCGCCCGGGTGGGGGCCGACGCGGTGCTCACCGGACGCATCATCGAGGTCCTCCAGGAGGTCGAGAGGGAGCGCCCGGGCCCACGCGTGGCGATGTTCTACTCCCGCGTGGTGGTGGATGTCCGGATCCTGGAGGTCGTCTCCCGGCTCATCCTCTGGCAGGATGAGGTCGCCTGCGAGCAGGCGGCTCCCGCCATGGCCGCGATGGACTGCGTCGTACGCATGATCGCATCCCGCCTGGGCGCGCGGATTTGA